Proteins encoded by one window of Cylindrospermum stagnale PCC 7417:
- a CDS encoding pilus assembly FimT family protein — translation MYLLPLFIKNPFNNRSNSGFTLLEVLIVTVAIGILSAIAIPSWLGFVDRQRTNMAQSAALSILRDAQSQAKRERVLWQACFWDDGNQVLAVVQPVASSTNQCRFRNGSPLIQGDSKTIVFTSNFDQNPSNYYRVQFKYDGSVNGQLGKITFKPRNSDYFKRCVIVSTLLGAMRSEKDSGCN, via the coding sequence GTGTATTTACTGCCTTTATTTATAAAAAATCCCTTCAACAATCGCTCAAACAGTGGCTTCACGCTGCTAGAGGTACTAATAGTTACTGTAGCAATTGGGATATTAAGTGCGATCGCTATTCCTAGCTGGCTGGGATTTGTCGATCGACAGAGGACAAATATGGCACAAAGTGCAGCACTGTCAATATTGCGTGATGCCCAATCTCAAGCTAAACGCGAAAGAGTTCTTTGGCAAGCTTGTTTTTGGGATGATGGTAATCAAGTTTTAGCTGTTGTACAACCTGTAGCTTCTTCAACTAATCAATGTCGCTTTAGAAATGGAAGTCCTTTAATTCAAGGCGACTCTAAAACGATTGTATTTACTTCCAACTTCGATCAAAATCCTAGTAATTACTATCGGGTGCAGTTTAAGTATGATGGTTCTGTAAATGGACAACTGGGTAAAATTACCTTTAAACCCCGAAATAGCGATTATTTCAAAAGGTGTGTCATAGTTTCAACCTTACTAGGCGCAATGAGGTCTGAAAAAGATAGTGGATGTAATTAA
- a CDS encoding TIGR04282 family arsenosugar biosynthesis glycosyltransferase gives MRKSLRNPKQHLIVFTRYPEPGKTKTRLIPALGNVGAANLQRQMTEHTIFQVKELQKTTALSVEVRFAGGDLQLMQDWLGLGLVYQSQGGGDLGERMMRSLLDAFQSGAEQVIIIGSDCPGLSEQILATAFEQLQVFDLVLGPAIDGGYYLIGLRQPMPELFMNIAWGTAQVCQKTVDIALELNLSLIYLPPLADVDRPEDLQIWHQNLEGSNKNESKRVS, from the coding sequence GTGCGGAAATCACTGAGGAACCCGAAACAACACCTGATTGTTTTCACCCGTTACCCAGAACCAGGGAAGACAAAAACTAGACTGATTCCTGCTTTGGGTAATGTTGGTGCTGCCAATCTCCAACGGCAGATGACTGAACATACAATATTTCAGGTTAAAGAATTGCAAAAAACAACTGCCTTATCTGTAGAAGTGCGGTTTGCAGGTGGTGATTTGCAATTGATGCAAGATTGGCTGGGGCTTGGTTTGGTTTACCAGTCACAGGGTGGAGGTGATTTGGGTGAGCGGATGATGCGATCGCTCTTAGATGCCTTTCAAAGCGGTGCAGAACAAGTAATTATCATTGGCAGCGATTGCCCTGGATTGAGTGAGCAAATTTTAGCCACAGCCTTTGAGCAACTACAAGTCTTTGATCTTGTGCTTGGTCCAGCGATTGATGGTGGTTATTACTTAATTGGTTTGCGACAACCCATGCCGGAGTTATTCATGAACATCGCCTGGGGAACGGCTCAAGTATGCCAAAAAACTGTGGATATCGCCCTGGAGCTTAATTTATCACTGATTTACTTGCCTCCTTTGGCTGATGTTGACCGACCGGAGGATCTACAGATTTGGCATCAAAACCTAGAGGGGAGCAACAAGAATGAGTCTAAGCGCGTATCTTAA
- the hpsJ-B gene encoding hormogonium polysaccharide biosynthesis protein HpsJ — MVNRSASLNTALTLKVIGIVCVLSFFLDFLILLLDFNPNNKQSLIVLATSLVDRGIVPLVGLGLLFAAYWIDSADGGSDARSQGIDLRFPAMILSIILGLMFLVIFPMHLNNVNQFKTQTLSQISQKADQAESQIKGRLSQLQAQLNTEQGKTQLEQYRNQQKAQLTAILQNEQQYKQAIESAQVPQDLKELLKKAKANPQELDKAIAQQTDIQATEKQQLNLIRSQKEDAEKQAKDSAWKSGLRIGVSSLLLSIGYSIIGWTGLRGMGALQGGKRKAPAR; from the coding sequence ATGGTTAACCGTTCTGCTTCTTTGAACACTGCCCTCACACTCAAGGTAATTGGGATAGTTTGCGTTTTATCTTTTTTCCTTGATTTTTTGATTTTGTTGTTGGACTTTAACCCAAACAATAAGCAATCACTTATCGTCTTGGCAACATCGCTAGTTGACCGGGGAATCGTGCCTCTGGTCGGCTTGGGGTTGCTATTTGCGGCATATTGGATTGATAGTGCTGATGGTGGAAGCGATGCTCGCTCACAAGGTATCGATTTAAGATTTCCAGCCATGATCCTATCCATTATCTTAGGATTGATGTTCTTGGTGATTTTTCCCATGCACCTCAATAATGTAAATCAATTTAAGACTCAAACACTCAGTCAAATTTCCCAGAAAGCGGATCAAGCAGAAAGCCAAATAAAAGGCAGATTATCCCAATTACAAGCACAACTGAATACTGAACAGGGAAAGACTCAGCTAGAACAGTACCGTAACCAGCAGAAAGCTCAGTTAACGGCAATCCTGCAAAACGAGCAACAATATAAGCAAGCAATCGAAAGTGCTCAAGTTCCCCAAGATCTGAAAGAATTACTGAAGAAGGCGAAAGCAAATCCCCAAGAGCTAGATAAAGCGATCGCACAGCAAACTGATATTCAGGCAACGGAAAAGCAACAACTCAACTTAATTCGTTCTCAAAAGGAAGACGCTGAAAAACAAGCTAAAGACAGCGCTTGGAAATCGGGACTGCGGATTGGTGTTAGCAGTTTGTTGCTATCCATCGGTTACAGCATCATCGGCTGGACAGGATTAAGAGGTATGGGTGCTTTACAAGGTGGTAAACGGAAGGCTCCAGCACGGTAA
- a CDS encoding glycosyltransferase family 2 protein yields MFSIYILTYNEELDIAACIESAMLSDDIIVVDSCSSDRTVEIASRYPIRVVQHPFESHGRQRTWMLESIPPKHEWVYILEADERITSELFAECLAATHNSDYIGYYVAERVMFMNHWIRHSTQYPRYQMRLFRHGKVWFTDYGHTEREVCDGATGFLKETYPHYTCSKGLNRWIEKHNRYSSDEAQETLQQLEHGFVDWRDLFFGKSEVERRRALKDLSLRLPARPLLRFIYMYFFLGGCLDGRAGMAWCTLQAFYEYLILLKAWELKHLPTPTLDTK; encoded by the coding sequence ATGTTTTCAATTTACATACTGACGTATAACGAAGAGCTAGATATTGCTGCTTGTATCGAGTCAGCGATGTTATCAGATGACATTATCGTTGTAGACTCGTGCAGTAGCGATCGCACCGTGGAAATTGCTAGTCGCTATCCGATTCGCGTTGTCCAACACCCTTTTGAAAGCCACGGACGCCAACGCACCTGGATGCTAGAATCAATCCCCCCCAAACACGAATGGGTCTACATTCTAGAAGCAGACGAGCGGATCACGTCAGAACTGTTTGCTGAATGCCTGGCAGCAACTCATAATTCAGACTACATCGGCTACTATGTGGCTGAACGGGTGATGTTTATGAATCATTGGATTCGCCACAGCACCCAGTATCCCCGCTACCAAATGCGCCTCTTCCGCCACGGTAAAGTCTGGTTTACAGACTACGGTCATACAGAACGGGAAGTTTGTGACGGTGCAACAGGCTTTTTAAAAGAAACCTACCCCCATTACACTTGTAGCAAAGGCTTGAACCGCTGGATTGAGAAGCATAACCGCTATTCTAGCGATGAAGCTCAAGAAACATTGCAGCAATTGGAACATGGTTTCGTTGACTGGCGAGATTTGTTCTTTGGTAAGTCGGAAGTCGAAAGACGCCGCGCCTTGAAAGATTTGTCTTTGCGTTTACCCGCCAGACCCCTGCTACGTTTTATATATATGTATTTTTTCTTAGGTGGATGCCTAGACGGACGCGCCGGGATGGCTTGGTGTACATTGCAGGCATTCTATGAGTACCTAATTTTGCTCAAAGCCTGGGAACTGAAGCATCTACCCACACCTACACTAGATACAAAATAA
- a CDS encoding DUF502 domain-containing protein → MNTNNKSSTSLKKENRGLVIDRLKQDFKNDLIAGLLVVIPLATTIWLTINIATWVINFLTQIPKQLNPFHGLHPILVNILNLVVGLAVPLLSILLIGLMARNIAGRWLLDFGERVLQAIPLAGQVYKTLKQLLETLLKDSNGKFRRVILVEYPRSGIWAIAFVTGVISSEIQAALPRPVLSVFIPTTPNPTTGWYAVVPEDEVVNLSISIEDAFKIVVSGGIVAPNTALPPLLFPKEVPSLETKQQVVPVEEA, encoded by the coding sequence ATGAATACCAATAACAAAAGTTCCACTAGCCTAAAAAAGGAGAATCGGGGCTTGGTAATCGATCGCCTCAAACAGGACTTTAAAAATGACCTGATTGCTGGTTTGTTGGTCGTGATCCCGTTGGCAACCACCATCTGGCTAACGATCAACATTGCGACTTGGGTAATCAACTTTCTCACCCAAATACCCAAACAACTGAATCCCTTTCATGGGCTGCACCCTATACTTGTAAATATATTGAATCTTGTGGTGGGGCTAGCTGTACCACTACTAAGTATTCTCTTAATTGGCTTGATGGCTCGGAATATTGCAGGGCGGTGGTTGCTAGATTTTGGTGAGCGGGTATTGCAGGCAATTCCCTTAGCTGGTCAGGTATACAAAACCCTCAAGCAGCTTTTGGAAACACTACTCAAAGATTCCAATGGCAAGTTCCGCCGTGTAATTTTGGTAGAGTATCCCCGTTCGGGAATTTGGGCGATCGCCTTTGTCACTGGTGTGATTAGCAGTGAGATCCAAGCTGCCCTGCCTCGTCCGGTGCTGAGTGTTTTTATCCCCACTACCCCGAACCCTACTACCGGATGGTATGCCGTAGTTCCTGAAGACGAAGTAGTGAACCTCTCAATTTCTATTGAAGACGCCTTTAAAATAGTTGTGTCTGGTGGTATTGTCGCCCCCAATACTGCCCTCCCCCCCTTGCTTTTCCCCAAAGAAGTGCCATCTCTAGAAACCAAGCAGCAAGTGGTTCCGGTCGAAGAAGCTTAA
- the nusB gene encoding transcription antitermination factor NusB, whose protein sequence is MQRRKPQQIARELALLSLSQLPVSAKKLEKLQDDQLVSKLVLGAVRTLTTEVQDTLNNAAGELQRSNDRLLSSQTRASDINTARTMLQEAIAYTQTAINQLGTAVDFPELIQLANQDKEVRNYAKEIVIIVSENRHLIDQLISDALIDWQVTRLAQIDRDILQIAVAEMKFMQVPDSIAINEAVELAKRYSGDEGHRFINGVLRRVTEQRKTA, encoded by the coding sequence ATGCAACGTCGTAAACCCCAGCAAATAGCTCGTGAATTGGCGCTTTTAAGCCTTAGCCAGCTGCCCGTTAGCGCCAAGAAATTGGAGAAATTACAAGATGATCAACTAGTATCCAAGTTGGTGCTAGGAGCAGTACGCACCCTGACTACAGAAGTGCAAGATACCCTCAACAATGCTGCTGGCGAACTGCAACGCAGTAACGATCGTCTTTTAAGCAGCCAAACTAGAGCCTCAGACATCAATACTGCCAGAACAATGTTGCAAGAGGCGATCGCCTATACCCAAACAGCAATCAATCAACTAGGTACGGCCGTTGACTTCCCGGAATTGATTCAACTAGCTAATCAAGACAAGGAAGTTCGCAATTACGCCAAAGAGATTGTGATCATCGTCAGCGAAAATCGCCATCTGATTGATCAACTCATTTCTGATGCCTTAATCGATTGGCAAGTAACTCGCCTCGCCCAAATCGACCGGGATATTCTGCAAATTGCTGTGGCAGAAATGAAGTTTATGCAAGTTCCAGACAGCATCGCCATCAACGAAGCTGTGGAGTTAGCCAAACGCTACAGTGGAGATGAAGGCCATCGGTTTATTAATGGTGTTCTGCGCCGAGTCACAGAACAGAGAAAAACTGCATAG
- the ftsY gene encoding signal recognition particle-docking protein FtsY, translated as MVFNWFRRQYNDSSDTPSSKPQEETPPVQEPQPEPAATAETAPDTADLLAFAKAAYKNIQQKQQSQTLETPPGATDAPGSEISSVTDVTDQATVDTAVAEVTESTAIAEETLDTSVTDAVTEEPADLVAIAENPDVSSPEAQPAPTAALSFLERAAASRQAKQERLIASAIEVSAPEIVQTAKSTTATPAGEEIPGLVFDDGFVWSTKILAAQGRLPQDVSIEEITWLKKLRQGLDKTRRSILNQLKAIVGQGPLNQAAVTEIESVLLQADVGVEATDFIINALQKKLLQEVTPPEEAIAYLKQILRDMLDAPSKTSHQSTFTPEKETLNIWLITGVNGAGKTTTIGKIAHLAQKSGYKCLIGAADTFRAAAVEQVKVWGTRSGVEVIANPGKNTDPAAVVFDAIAAAQARETELLLVDTAGRLQNKKNLMDELSKIRKIIDKKAPNAHVESLLVLDSTLGQNGLRQAEVFSQAAQLSGVVLTKLDGTAKGGVALAVVQQLGLPIRFIGAGEGIEDLRPFSSYEFVEALLSG; from the coding sequence ATGGTTTTTAATTGGTTCCGCCGTCAATATAACGATTCCTCCGATACCCCTTCGTCCAAGCCACAGGAAGAAACTCCTCCTGTACAAGAACCCCAACCAGAACCAGCCGCAACCGCAGAAACTGCACCAGACACGGCCGACTTGTTGGCATTTGCTAAAGCCGCCTACAAAAATATCCAACAAAAACAACAATCCCAGACATTAGAAACTCCGCCTGGGGCAACAGATGCGCCAGGATCAGAAATTTCATCTGTCACGGATGTCACAGATCAGGCAACTGTAGATACGGCTGTAGCTGAAGTAACTGAATCAACTGCTATTGCTGAGGAAACTCTAGACACATCGGTCACAGACGCCGTTACAGAAGAACCTGCCGACTTGGTAGCAATTGCTGAAAATCCAGATGTCTCAAGCCCAGAAGCACAACCAGCACCAACCGCAGCTTTATCCTTCTTAGAACGAGCAGCAGCATCTCGGCAAGCCAAGCAGGAACGACTGATAGCCAGCGCGATTGAAGTTTCAGCACCAGAAATCGTCCAAACTGCGAAATCAACCACCGCCACGCCAGCCGGAGAAGAAATTCCCGGACTGGTATTTGATGATGGGTTTGTCTGGTCAACAAAAATTTTGGCAGCCCAAGGTAGACTTCCGCAAGACGTGTCTATAGAAGAAATAACCTGGCTGAAAAAGCTCCGGCAAGGCTTAGATAAAACCCGTCGTAGCATTCTTAACCAGCTAAAGGCAATTGTAGGTCAAGGGCCCCTGAACCAAGCCGCTGTGACGGAAATCGAGTCTGTACTCCTACAAGCTGATGTGGGTGTAGAGGCGACAGATTTTATTATCAATGCACTACAGAAAAAGCTGCTCCAAGAAGTCACCCCACCAGAGGAGGCGATCGCTTACCTGAAACAAATTCTGCGGGATATGCTAGATGCGCCCAGCAAAACATCCCACCAATCTACCTTTACCCCAGAAAAAGAAACCCTGAATATTTGGTTAATCACTGGGGTAAATGGTGCTGGTAAAACCACCACTATCGGCAAAATCGCCCACCTAGCTCAAAAATCTGGCTATAAATGCTTGATTGGGGCTGCCGACACCTTCCGCGCCGCTGCTGTGGAACAGGTGAAAGTTTGGGGTACTAGAAGCGGTGTGGAAGTAATTGCTAATCCCGGAAAAAATACAGACCCGGCAGCAGTAGTCTTTGATGCGATCGCCGCAGCCCAAGCGCGGGAAACAGAATTACTGCTTGTAGATACCGCTGGACGCCTGCAAAATAAGAAAAACTTAATGGACGAACTCAGTAAAATCCGGAAGATTATTGACAAAAAAGCTCCAAATGCTCATGTAGAATCACTCTTAGTTCTAGATTCTACCTTAGGGCAAAATGGACTACGGCAAGCTGAGGTCTTTTCCCAAGCAGCCCAACTCAGTGGAGTTGTACTAACTAAGCTAGATGGTACCGCCAAAGGAGGCGTTGCCCTTGCCGTTGTGCAGCAACTAGGGTTACCCATTCGCTTTATTGGTGCTGGTGAAGGAATTGAAGACCTGCGCCCCTTTTCTAGCTATGAGTTTGTCGAAGCGCTATTGAGTGGCTAG
- a CDS encoding PP2C family protein-serine/threonine phosphatase, translating to MSQAPSQPTESNTSATTDVTPVVALKELVARLHREQNKIQDLLSSLGFALRSFNNLNQFLELIPLMATRVTDADGSALFLYKPNGQVRLEQLHWQDSRQRKNIRKALETASSQITLVPNSVPLATSTGILDDQMHRCLGPDVQIFGTAILVKHTERGWLYVLSRDPEYSWTETRQKLVRLVADQTAVAIENDELAVELRKKERLDQELEIGAEIQRRLLPRQCPMIPGVVLAARCKPANRVGGDYYDFIPTNHNQTQPKTNGSKESIPWGLVIGDVMGKGVPAGLIMTMMRGMLRGEVLHGNSPSRILQNLNRVMYADLENSHRFITLFYSEYDPQNRVLSYSNAAHNPPLWWHAATKNVTRLDTLGMLIGLDANSQYEDAQAQLEPGDTIIYYTDGLTDAAAASGDRFDEENFITSFNAACRYCNGPQEIVDYLFDQVQQFIGSDRQNTDDMTLVVLQILS from the coding sequence GTGTCTCAAGCGCCCTCTCAACCCACTGAAAGTAATACTAGTGCCACGACAGATGTCACACCAGTCGTGGCGCTAAAAGAACTCGTGGCAAGGTTGCACCGGGAACAAAATAAAATTCAAGATTTACTCAGTTCTTTAGGGTTTGCCCTGAGAAGCTTCAATAATTTGAATCAATTTTTGGAGTTGATTCCCCTGATGGCAACCAGAGTCACAGATGCCGATGGTAGTGCTTTATTTCTCTACAAACCTAACGGTCAAGTTAGGTTAGAGCAACTACACTGGCAAGATAGTCGTCAGCGAAAGAATATTCGCAAAGCCCTAGAAACAGCTAGCAGTCAAATCACACTTGTGCCAAACTCTGTTCCTCTAGCAACTTCCACAGGAATTTTGGACGATCAGATGCATCGCTGTTTGGGGCCAGATGTGCAAATATTTGGTACGGCAATTTTAGTAAAGCATACAGAACGCGGTTGGCTGTATGTATTGAGCCGCGATCCGGAATATAGTTGGACAGAAACCAGACAAAAGTTAGTCAGGTTAGTGGCAGACCAAACGGCAGTAGCAATTGAAAACGATGAACTGGCAGTAGAACTCAGGAAAAAAGAACGCCTAGATCAAGAACTAGAAATTGGCGCAGAAATTCAACGGCGACTATTACCACGTCAATGTCCGATGATTCCTGGTGTTGTACTTGCCGCACGTTGTAAACCAGCCAATCGTGTCGGCGGTGATTACTACGACTTTATTCCCACCAATCACAATCAGACTCAGCCAAAGACTAATGGCAGCAAAGAAAGTATTCCCTGGGGTTTGGTAATTGGGGATGTCATGGGTAAAGGTGTCCCCGCAGGTTTGATTATGACCATGATGCGCGGAATGCTAAGAGGAGAAGTACTACATGGTAATTCTCCGTCCAGGATTCTGCAAAATTTGAATCGAGTGATGTATGCGGATTTGGAAAATTCTCACCGCTTTATCACCCTGTTTTATTCAGAATATGATCCCCAAAATCGAGTTTTATCTTATAGCAATGCGGCACACAATCCCCCCTTGTGGTGGCACGCAGCTACAAAAAATGTTACCCGTTTGGATACGTTGGGAATGCTGATTGGTTTGGATGCCAACAGCCAATATGAAGATGCTCAGGCACAGCTAGAGCCTGGGGATACAATTATTTACTATACAGATGGTTTGACTGATGCCGCAGCTGCAAGTGGCGATCGCTTCGACGAAGAAAATTTTATCACTTCTTTTAACGCTGCCTGCCGCTATTGCAACGGGCCACAGGAGATTGTCGATTACCTGTTTGACCAAGTTCAGCAATTCATCGGTTCTGATAGACAAAATACTGATGATATGACATTGGTTGTTTTACAAATTCTCTCTTAA
- the psbP gene encoding photosystem II reaction center PsbP: MWKRIALILLLVLSFSLSNSDVAAAAGLKSFVDSADGYQFLYPNGWLQVKVANGPDVVFHDLIEVSENVSVVISAAPEGKTLAELGTPTEVGYRLGKAALAPPDSGRTAELVNAGQKEVDGKIYYLLEYAVKLPNQQERHNIASVAVSRGKVFTFNASVPEKRWQKLQRMIDEVVSSFTVY; encoded by the coding sequence ATGTGGAAAAGAATTGCGTTAATCTTGCTATTGGTGTTGAGCTTCAGCCTGAGTAATTCGGATGTTGCGGCTGCGGCTGGACTCAAAAGCTTTGTAGATAGTGCTGACGGCTATCAGTTTTTATATCCTAATGGCTGGTTGCAAGTTAAAGTTGCCAACGGCCCCGATGTGGTGTTCCACGATTTGATTGAGGTATCAGAAAATGTCTCTGTGGTGATTAGTGCTGCTCCCGAAGGCAAAACTTTGGCAGAACTGGGGACACCCACAGAAGTAGGATATAGGTTGGGAAAAGCGGCTCTTGCTCCTCCTGACTCTGGCCGTACAGCCGAATTAGTTAACGCTGGACAGAAAGAAGTTGACGGTAAAATATACTACCTACTAGAGTATGCAGTGAAACTCCCTAATCAGCAAGAAAGACACAACATTGCCAGTGTGGCTGTTAGCCGTGGTAAAGTTTTTACCTTCAACGCTTCCGTTCCCGAAAAACGTTGGCAGAAACTTCAACGGATGATCGATGAGGTTGTCAGTTCTTTCACGGTGTATTAA
- a CDS encoding Maf family protein, with protein sequence MDIPQFVLASASPARRRLLQTVGIEPIVCPSNFDESQIQLSDPGQLVQTLAQCKAETVVPQFASALIMGCDSVLAMNGEIFGKPADANCAIARWQLMQGNFGDLYTGHVLIDITQNKTVVKCQVTRVYFAKMSDRAISAYVATGEPLNCAGAFAIEGFGSFFVEKIEGCHTNVIGLSLPLLRQMLAELGYEATDFWQ encoded by the coding sequence ATGGACATTCCACAATTTGTACTTGCCTCTGCTTCCCCAGCGCGACGCCGCTTGCTGCAAACTGTTGGTATTGAACCAATAGTTTGCCCTAGCAATTTTGATGAGTCGCAAATCCAACTGAGTGATCCTGGACAATTGGTGCAAACTCTGGCTCAGTGCAAAGCGGAAACTGTAGTCCCGCAGTTTGCATCTGCTTTGATTATGGGTTGTGATTCTGTTTTGGCGATGAATGGTGAGATTTTTGGCAAACCAGCGGATGCGAATTGCGCGATCGCACGTTGGCAATTGATGCAAGGTAACTTTGGCGACCTTTATACAGGCCATGTCTTGATTGACATTACACAAAATAAGACTGTTGTCAAGTGTCAAGTAACAAGGGTTTATTTTGCTAAGATGAGCGATCGCGCCATTTCTGCCTATGTTGCCACAGGTGAACCCCTCAACTGTGCTGGAGCCTTTGCCATTGAAGGTTTTGGCAGTTTCTTCGTGGAAAAAATCGAGGGTTGTCACACCAACGTCATTGGCTTGAGTTTACCCCTATTACGGCAGATGTTGGCAGAATTAGGCTATGAAGCCACAGATTTTTGGCAATAG
- a CDS encoding phycocyanobilin:ferredoxin oxidoreductase, whose product MSSTSTPSLREQQHPLIRQLADCIEAVWHKHLDLSPYHLPAELGYVEGRLEGEKLVIENRCYQTPQFRKMHLELAKVGNMLDILHCVMFPHPEYDIPMFGCDLVGGRGQISAAIADLSPVDLDRSLPFAYTTALTELPAPNFSQPRELPEWGNIFSDFCIFVRPASPEEETMFLGRVQEFLDIHCQNAIASTPVAPDKMAQILAGQKNYCTKQQQNDKTRRVLEKAFGPAWAENYMTTVLFDLPA is encoded by the coding sequence ATGTCTTCTACTTCTACCCCCTCCCTGCGAGAGCAACAACATCCCCTAATTCGTCAACTAGCCGATTGTATTGAGGCAGTTTGGCACAAGCATTTGGATCTGTCACCCTACCATTTGCCTGCGGAGTTGGGGTATGTGGAAGGTAGACTAGAGGGCGAAAAGCTGGTTATTGAAAACCGCTGCTATCAAACACCACAGTTCCGGAAAATGCACTTGGAACTAGCAAAAGTGGGAAATATGCTAGATATTTTGCACTGTGTCATGTTTCCCCATCCAGAATATGACATCCCGATGTTTGGTTGCGATTTAGTTGGGGGTAGAGGTCAAATCAGTGCAGCGATCGCAGACCTTTCTCCTGTAGACTTAGACCGTAGCCTACCATTCGCTTACACTACAGCACTTACTGAGCTACCAGCACCAAACTTTTCCCAACCCCGTGAGCTACCCGAATGGGGAAATATCTTCTCTGATTTTTGCATCTTTGTGCGTCCGGCTTCCCCAGAAGAAGAAACGATGTTTCTGGGGCGCGTACAGGAATTTTTAGATATTCATTGCCAAAATGCGATCGCATCTACACCCGTTGCACCAGATAAAATGGCGCAAATCCTGGCTGGACAAAAAAACTACTGCACCAAACAGCAGCAAAACGACAAAACCCGTCGCGTACTAGAAAAAGCCTTTGGCCCAGCTTGGGCAGAAAATTACATGACCACAGTTTTGTTTGATCTGCCAGCTTAA